From Erigeron canadensis isolate Cc75 chromosome 8, C_canadensis_v1, whole genome shotgun sequence, one genomic window encodes:
- the LOC122579451 gene encoding probable L-type lectin-domain containing receptor kinase S.5 encodes MGGAIKTATIIFLFFFFFSATSKNLKNFSKSFHTFNKTLEQVANSELKFENFAKVSQDALQITPDTGNPGVFNLKNQSGRVMFKKRFKLWEGSATSNSRVASFNTSFLVNMYPQPDNGKPGEGLAFLIAPTIDIPPNSFGQYLGLTNQTTDNQTNNGIVAVELDTVKQSFDSDNNHIGLNIYSIQSVVSKPLSQVNVTLAPGPDPGFHNVWIQYDGVEKVIRVYIADQAQKESPTPPRPRTPIIEYPLDLRGTVDKNSYFGFAASTGDLVELNCVLRWNISIDYFPGPKSNTMTILLSVGIPVVLGLIALFAYFGYRYYKKRMLNRSQSNILSRLRTLPGMPKEYKFRELKKATNNFDEKRKLGQGGYGVVYKGVVQEENNETVEVAVKWFSRESLKGEDDFLAELTIINRLRHKHLVRLLGWCHKNGKLLLVYEYMRKGSLDAHLFTVTGEPLSWTLRRKILAGVASALHYLHYEYDQKVVHRDIKASNIMLDSNFNARLGDFGLARALDNEKTSYAEAEGVLGTVGYIAPECFHTGKATQHSDIYAFGALLIEVVSGQRPGTKINGFQFMVDYVWSLYREGHILDAVDKRLADDYDSDEAQRLLLLGLACSHPIASERPKTHTIVQILNGSMSVPPVPPFKPAFVWPAMMPIDDMSLATSIDTTPMSITQYETDWSPLSRENYSGYTDRSMV; translated from the exons ATGGGAGGTGCAATAAAAACTGCCACCATAATCtttttgttcttctttttcttctctgcAACCtcaaaaaacttgaaaaacttcaGTAAATCCTTCCATACATTCAACAAAACCTTAGAACAAGTAGCCAACTCAGAACTAAAGTTCGAAAACTTTGCAAAAGTTAGCCAAGATGCATTACAAATAACCCCTGACACCGGCAACCCCGGTGTATTTAATCTTAAGAACCAATCTGGTCGAGTCATGTTCAAGAAACGATTCAAACTCTGGGAGGGCTCAGCTACTAGCAACTCACGTGTTGCTTCATTCAATACATCTTTTCTTGTCAACATGTATCCTCAACCGGATAACGGCAAACCCGGTGAAGGGCTAGCTTTCTTAATCGCACCCACAATAGATATTCCACCAAACAGTTTCGGTCAGTATCTTGGCCTGACTAATCAAACAACCGACAATCAAACGAATAATGGGATCGTGGCTGTTGAACTTGATACTGTGAAACAATCATTCGATAGTGATAATAATCATATCGGTCTTAATATATATTCCATTCAATCTGTTGTTTCTAAACCATTGTCACAAGTTAATGTTACTTTGGCTCCTGGCCCGGATCCTGGGTTTCATAATGTTTGGATCCAGTATGATGGTGTGGAGAAAGTTATTCGTGTTTATATTGCGGATCAAGCCCAAAAAGAATCTCCTACTCCACCTAGGCCCAGAACGCCTATTATCGAATATCCACTTGATCTTAGGGGAACTGTGGATAAGAATTCGTATTTTGGGTTTGCAGCTTCCACCGGAGATCTAGTTGAGTTGAACTGCGTTCTACGATGGAATATTTCG ATAGATTACTTCCCAGGGCCGAAAAGTAACACAATGACAATATTGCTTAGTGTTGGGATTCCGGTCGTGTTGGGTTTGATTGCGTTATTCGCGTATTTTGGTTATCGTTATTACAAGAAGAGAATGTTGAATAGGTCGCAATCAAATATTTTAAGCCGGTTGAGAACGTTGCCTGGAATGCCAAAGGAATACAAGTTCCGGGAGCTAAAGAAAGCGACTAATAACTTCGACGAGAAGAGGAAGTTGGGGCAAGGGGGTTACGGGGTGGTTTATAAGGGCGTGGTGCAGGAAGAAAACAATGAAACCGTGGAAGTCGCCGTGAAATGGTTTTCTAGGGAAAGTCTAAAGGGTGAAGATGATTTCTTGGCTGAACTTACGATTATTAATCGTTTAAGACATAAACATCTCGTTCGATTATTGG GTTGGTGTCACAAAAATGGAAAGCTTCTTCTAGTCTACGAGTACATGCGTAAAGGCAGCCTTGATGCACACTTATTCACAGTAACTGGTGAGCCATTGAGCTGGACCTTGCGGCGCAAGATCTTAGCCGGTGTCGCATCGGCTCTCCACTACCTTCACTATGAATATGACCAAAAAGTTGTTCACCGAGACATCAAGGCTAGCAACATCATGCTCGATTCAAATTTCAATGCCCGTTTGGGTGATTTTGGGCTTGCACGTGCCCTTGATAACGAAAAAACATCGTACGCTGAGGCTGAAGGCGTTCTTGGAACCGTTGGTTACATTGCTCCCGAATGCTTCCACACTGGAAAAGCGACCCAACATTCTGATATTTACGCCTTTGGTGCTCTGCTTATTGAGGTCGTTTCTGGTCAACGACCTGGAACAAAAATCAACGGGTTCCAATTCATGGTTGATTATGTATGGTCGTTGTATCGAGAAGGGCATATCTTGGATGCTGTTGATAAGAGACTAGCAGACGATTATGACTCCGATGAAGCCCAGCGACTCTTGTTATTAGGACTTGCTTGCTCTCACCCTATAGCAAGTGAAAGGCCCAAAACCCACACCATTGTGCAGATATTAAATGGGTCGATGTCGGTACCACCAGTTCCACCCTTTAAACCAGCTTTTGTGTGGCCTGCAATGATGCCAATTGATGACATGTCGCTAGCTACTTCAATAGACACAACCCCGATGTCCATAACTCAATACGAAACCGATTGGAGTCCCTTGAGTCGAGAAAATTACTCAGGCTACACGGATCGATCCATGGTTTAG